GCTGCTGCCTGGGCTTCTGGCGTTTGTTCTGGCGTTATTGATCTTTCTCGCGATTGGCTGGCTGGCAGCTTACCTTGTGCGACGAATCCTGGGAGCAGTGCGTTTCGACGAGAGATTGCACCTGGAGAGAAGCGCCCTGATCGAATTGTCTCCCACGCAAACACCTACGCGGATCCTGGCTCGCATCGCTTTCTGGGCCTGCCTGCTGGCAGGAGTAATGGTCGGTCTTTCGGCATTTGAGGCGGCATCGGCGGAGTCCTTGCTGGCAGGCTATCTGCTGGCGTATCTTCCGCGTCTTGTCGGCGCGGTGCTCATTCTTCTTGTAGGCAACGTGGTCGCTCGCTTCCTGGCTCGCAGCGTGCTGATTGGCGCCGTGAATATGAACCTGCAATATGCACGGCTGCTGAGTTCCGGCGTGAAATGGCTGGTGCTGGTGCTGACGGCAGCCATGGTGCTCGATCACCTATCCATTGCCGGAGGCATCGTTGATCTGGCGTTCGGCATCCTCTTCGGCGGCATAGTGTTGGCACTCGCCCTGGCGGTGGGATTGGGCTCCCGTGACCTGGTGAGCCGCTCGCTGGAGAGAGAGACTCGTCCCCCGGAGTCTGTCTCCGAAGAAAAATTGCACCACTTCTAAAGAAGAATTCGTAAAGAGGGATTCCTGGAGATCTGAGGAGTCCCCTTGCTCAGACCCGCCTAATCTACCCGCTATCGGCCTGGCTGACCGTGATATCTTCATCGGTCTTCCATCCTTCTGCTCTTGTTACAAATGTAACCATTCTTCCCGTTTTGCTGGACCTTTTCGATTACTTAAGAGGTATATCGGGCTATTGCATTGCGTGCTACTTTCGTGGGGCTTTCGCGATGCTGTGTTCTGGATTGTGAATGGTAAGCAAGTCGCGTTGCTAGTTCTTGGCATAGAAGTTCAACACGAAGCTCAATATCGGGTTCGCCAAAGAACACCGCCAGTTCATGCGAGCCCGCCCGCCCCAGTATCAACTTCCGGGGAAATTATGGCGGAAGAAACTGCTGCAGATTCCGGGGACTGAACTGACCTCCATGGAATCGGATCTACGCTCACCTGGAACGGGACCCTCTCCGTCGCTGCAATGAAACGATTGCCTGAGATCGTTCGCGGCGAAACGAATGTAGTGGGATCTCCACTATAGACGGGATACCGCGAGTACTCTCTCTCTGCCATCTCTGAACCTCCAACAATAGGCCATGATTCGCCGCAGTTGAACCAAAGGGGCAGGCACCACGTGCGTGGCCGTCACTTCACGCACGGCTCGTTACTTATTGGTACGCGCAAGGATCTCTCGGATTGGGCTATGGGCCTGGAGCGAAAAGAATCTTTGGGAGGCGATCATGGCTGCCTGGAAAAGCAATGCTTCATTAGCTGACGGTAAAAAAAACGCCTTTGGAATAACTGCATCGCGAGCAAGCGCAAAGGCCGGCAAGGGAGTGGTGGGCTGGTTGACTCTTCTACTCTTTCTCATCGGTGCGGCGCACATTGCCAAGGCGCAAACCTTTGGATGCAGCCCAGCCATGGCGAACGACATCGTGTGTGAGAATTCAAAGCCCGGAAATCCACCGAGCAATTGGGCCATTAGCGGCGCGGGAGATTCGACCATCCAGGGATTTGCCACGGACATGAGTGTTGCGCAGGGATCCACCGTCTTTTTCAAAATCAATACAACTGCGGCGGCTTACAAGATTGATATCTATCGCCTTGGCTACTACGCGGGAAATGGTGCACGCAAGATAGCAAGCATCAGTCCTTCAGTTCCGCTTCCGCAATCGCAGCCACCGTGCCGCTCGGATGCAAACACGAATCTCTACGACTGCGGAACGTGGGCTGTTTCGGCTAGTTGGCAGGTTCCTGCGAATGCTACGTCTGGAATCTATTTTGCATTGCTGACCAGGACGGACACGGGTGGCGTGAACCAGGTCTTCTTCATCGTACGCAACGATCTAAGCCACTCCGACATGCTATTCCAGACCAATGACGAGACATGGCAAGCCTATAACGCCTATGGAGGCCACTCGCTATATGGTGGCGCGGATACATGGGATCTTACGAATCGTGCCTACAAGGTGAGTTATAACCGCCCCTTTATTACACGAGGCTTTTCCAGCGAAGCCTCTACGTTCGTATTTGGCGCGGAGTATCCCATGATTCGGTGGCTGGAAGCAAATGGATACGATGTCACCTACTTCACGGGCATGGATGCGGCACGCAATGGTTCGCTGATATTGAATCACAAGATCTATCTTGACTCTGGCCATGACGAGTACTGGTCTGGCCCACAACGCGCCAATGTGGAGGCAGCGCGAAATGCCGGCGTGAATCTGGCTTTCTTCAGCGGGAATGAGATTTTTTGGAAGACTCGCTGGGAAAACAGTATCGATGGTACAAGCACTGCCTACCGCACTCTAACCTGTTACAAAGAGACGCTGGCGAATGCGGTCCTCGATCCCGCGGATCCACCAACCTGGACCGGTACCTGGCGTGATCCGAGATTTAGTCCGCCTGCAGATGGTGGCCGTCCGGAAAATGCTTTGTCTGGCACTATCTTCGCTGTCAACGGTCCTGGGACGGATAACCCTGGGAACCTGTCTATCCTGGTTCCGGCCGCCGACGGTAAGATGCGCTTTTGGAGAAACACAAGTATTGCCAGCCTCTCTTCAGGTCAGACGGCGACGTTGCCACAAGGCTCGTTGGGTTACGAGTGGGATGAGGACTTAGATAATGGAACGCGTCCCGCAGGACTATTTGATCTATCAACTGCTACTTATAGCATGACCACGGATTTGCTGCTGGATTACGGCGGCACCTATGGCGCAGGCTCCGCCACCCACCACATGACACTGTATCGGGCACCGAGCGGCGCGCTCGTATTTGGCGCGGGTACGGTGGATTGGGCATGGGGACTGGATGCAAATCATGACAACCCTTTCTTCTCGCCCAATACGGCAGCAGATCCGAGGATGCAACAGGCAACGCTAAACCTGTTTGCGGATATGGGCGTCCAGCCGGCGACACTGCAAGCTGGCCTGGCACTGGCAACTAAGTCTACCGATACAGTTGCTCCGACTTCGACGATCACCTCCCCGCTTTCGGGTGCCACTGAAAAGCTCGGTGTACAGGTGACGATTACGGGAACGGCTACAGACACTGGCGGAGGTGTCGTCGGTGGTGTGGAGATATCCACGGACGGCGGGCAGAGCTGGCACCCCACTATCGGGAGAGGAAGTTGGAGTTATAACTGGACTCCTCTGGTTTCAGGTTCTATCAATCTTTTAAGCCGCGCTGTAGATGACAGCGGCAACCTTGAGACACCCTCCGCTGGCGTTACCGTAACTGTGCCGAAGACCCCGGTTGCGACGGATGTTCAAATATCTGGTGATACCTCCTCTCCATCCAGTACGGTTTCTACTCCTATATTTTCTACGTCAGCATCCAATGAACTACTTCTGGCGTTTGTCGCCACAGACTATCTATCTGGCGCCAATACCACGGTAACCAGTGTTACAGGCGGAGGACTTACATGGGTTCTGGTTGTGCGGACAAATGCGCAACTGGGATCCTCCGAGATCTGGCGTGCATTTGCTCCCTCTCCGGTGAGCAATATGAGCGTGACAGCGAATCTGTCACAGAGTGTTATTGCTTCGTTGTCGGTCATGAGCTTCACGGGGGTCAACACTTCAGGGACGAACGGGTCTGGGGCGATTGGAGCCGTTAAGAGTGCCAGCGCAAGCTCGGGCGCTCCCACTGCTACGCTCGTGACGACACAGGCTAATTCTGTCGTGGTGGGTGTCGGCAACGATTACGATAACGCGATTGCGCGTACGCCTGGATCTGGACAGACCGTCTTCCATCAGTATCTGACTCCAACAGGGGATACCTATTGGATGCAGAGGTTGAATCTTGCCGTTCCGCTAAGCGGGACCAGCGCGACGATTAATGACACGGCACCTACAGGCGACCGGTACAACCTCAGTATCTGCGAGGTCCTCGCTTCCACTACGCAGACGCTAAGTATCTCGGGAACGATCAGCCCTGCGTCCTCCGGCAGCGGAACCCAGATGTTCCTCGGTGGAAGCGGGACCGCTGTAGTCACTGCGGATGGATCTGGGAACTATACCTTTGCAAATTTAACTGGTGGTACTTATACCGTAACCCCGGTAAAGACAGGGTACACATTTACCCCGGCAAGCCTGTCGATCAGCCTTGCTGGCTCGAACGTTACGGGAGCGAACTTTACTGCCACTGCTTCACCCACCTACTCCGTATCCGGGAATATCAGCCCGTCTGCGGCTGGGAGTGGAGCCTCTGTATCGCTCGTCGTGAATGGTGAAGGAGGATCGAACCAGACGGTAATTGCAGATAGCAGTGGGAACTTTACGTTTACTGGAGTATTGAACGGAAGCTATACGATTACGCCGGTTAAAACTGGGTACGCCTTTAGCCCCGTGAACCAGACTATCAGTGTAGCGGGCGCGAATGTTAGCGGGGTTAGCTTTACCGGAAGCGCTATTGCTACTTATACGATATCGGGAGCCATTAGTACTTCGACTGCGGGAAGCGGCACTACCTTGACTTTAGCACCCACGGGCTCCACTGGATCCAGCCAGACAACGATTGCGGATAGCACAGGGAGCTATAGTTTTGCAGGCGTGGTGAACGGAACTTATTCGATTACGCCGAGCAAGACCGGGTTTACATTTAGTCCGGCCTCACAATCGATAACGGTGAACGGAGCTAATATCTCTGGGATCAACTTTGCGGCACAGGCAATTGTGACGAGCAATATTCGCTTCATTCAGAAGAATGTGAATGGGAATGAGGCAACCGCAGCGAGCATATCCACTACTTTTCCCGCCAATAATACTGCGGGAGATTTCCTGATTGTGTCCGGCGATGTTGCGCGTCCGGCAGGTCCGGTTTCCATTTCCGATACATTGGGAAACACCTACATCCCCGCAATGAGCCCAGTATCCGATCCCAACCAGAATGTGACGACTTACCTCTGGTATGTCCCAAGTTGTAAAGGGGGCGCGAACACGGTGACCCTGATACCGTCCACTGCAGCGGCACTGGAGATACATGTCTCGGAGTGGTCGGGCGTTTCCGCTACCAACCCGGTGGATAAGTCTGCATCTGCCACAGGTAACAGTGCAAGCGTATCCAGCGGTGCAGCTACTACTACCGCCAACGGAGAACTTATCTATGGCTACACCTTTCTGCTGAATACGGCTTCTGCAGGCACAGGGTTCACCAGTATTTCCCTGGTGAATGGAGATATGAGCGAGTATGAGCTGCAGCCGGCGGCTGGCAGCATAGCGGCAACCTTTACGCAGACGAGTGGATACTGGCTCGCATTGATGGCAACCTTTCGGCCAAGCAATGCTACCCAGGGAGGGATTTCGGGAACAATCAGTCCCGTGTCGGGGGGGAGCGGCGCGACTGTTACTCTGAGTGGTCCTGTCACGGCTACAGCGACAAGCGACAGTTCCGGGAACTACAGTTTTGTTGGACTTCCGGATGGGACTTACACAGTCACGCCGACTAAAAGTGGAGTTAGTTTCACTCCGGCCACCCAGTCTGTCACGGTAGCGGGAACTACCGTGACCGGAGTGAACTTTACTGCAAATCTTCCGGTGCTTTCGGTCAGCCCCACGGGCCTCTTCTTTGCAGCGGTGCAGGGTGGCGGCAATCCTCCGACATCCACGGTCAACATTACGAATACAGGAGGCGGTTCGTTCACCTATACGGCCAGCAGCGATAGCGCGTGGTTGAATGCAACTCCAGCGATTGGATCTGCGCCACAGCAATTGCAGGTCTCCGCCACTATCAATGGACTGGCGATCGGCAGCTACACGGGACATATCACCATCACGTCCGCGGGAGTGCAGGGGTCGCCTGCAGTTCTTACGGTTACCTTGGATATAGGAGTCGCTACGGATTGGCTTACGGTAGATCACGATGCCAGCCGTAGTGGCAATGCAGTGGATGAAACTACGATCAACGCTTCGAATGTCGGAAGCCTGCAAATGGCATGGTCAACAGCCGTCGATGCTTCGGTAACAGCTCAACCGTTGTATGTACATGGAATTTCCATAGCTGGCCAAACACGGGACATATTGATTGTGGGCACGGGAGGGAATTCACTTTACGCGCTGGATGCACTGAATGGAGCCGTGTTATGGAAGCGTAATTTCGGTGCGCCTACTCCGAACACGTGGGGTTTGCCGGATGGCTTTGGCATCGAGGCTCCGCCCTTCATTGACCGGGTTGCAGGCCGCATCTATACCGTTTCAACAGATGGTTATTTCCGGGTGATATCGCTCTTCGATGGTACGGATGTCTATCCAGCGCTGGCGCTTATTGTGAATCCGGATACGAACAAGGTGTGGGGCGGGCTGAATCGAGTCGGCAATAGTATCTATATCGCAAGCGGAAGCAATGGAGGCGACGTTGCGCCTTGGCGTGGGCAGGTCTACAAAGTAGATATTTCATCTACTCCGACGGTGACAGGTGATTTTGTAGTCGTTCCCAGTATTCCGCCACCGAACGGAGGCGGCGGTATCTGGGGCTATGGAGGAGTATCGGCCGACCTGGCAACAGGCAACATTTATGCCGCGTCTGCAAATGACTCTGTCATCACCTCGAGCGGGACCGAAGGATACACGCCGTATTCCGATAGCATGATTGCACTCGATTCGAGTCTCAACCTGCTAGGTACCTATCAACCGGTACAGCCATCAACTTACGCGTGCTCCGGTGCTCCATGCGATCTTGACTTCGCATCGACGCCGACATTTTTCCAACCACCTGGATGCCCGACGATGGTGACGGCAGGGAATAAGGATGGCAGGCTATTTTTGTTCCGGACCGCGGATCTGATGGTGAGCGGCCAACCGCTGCAGACGTTGACGCTTAATACTGCGAACGATTCTCTTGGTTCCGGTGGAGTGGGAGGCGTACCTGCTTACTCACCGACCAGCAACATGATCTTTGTTACGACAGCGGGGTCAGGAGTTATTGGAGTCGCTGCGGGTGTCGTTGCGCTTCAGGTTACATCGAGTTGCACATTGCAGGTTGCGTGGAGTAAGGCTCTTGGGGGCAGCGGTGCTCCCAACTCGACGCCGACGCTGGCGAATGGCCTTGTGTTTGCGGGGGAGGGCAACACGGGCATCATCCACGCATATAGCCAGTTGACTGGAAACGAAGTATGGCATAACGGCACTCAATATGGAGCTTCCAACACGTTTGCGGCTCCGATCGTAGCTGGCGGAAAAGTTTATGCAGGATCCTGGTCCAGTCCCAGCGGCGGCGGCATCGTGGGAGCGTTTGCTCTCAACACTCCTGTACTTGCGGTGACGCCAACATCACTCTCATTTAGCGGGGTGGCAGGAGGAAGCAATCCAGCGGCCGCCGCACTGAACGTTACCAATGGAGGTGGCGGAACGCTGACCTTCACGGCGGCGAGCGATAGCGGATGGCTAACGGTCTCACCCGTATCGGGAACAGCGCCTCAAACGCTCCAGGTAACTGCTTCGCTTGCGGGTCTGGCGGCGGGAACCTACACCGGGCACATCACGGTGACTGCAACGGGCGCGCAGGGTTCTCCAGCAGTGATTGCTGTAACACTGACGGTAGCTGCAACATCTACGTGGAGCATCTCGGGGTCTGTTACTCCATCCACTTCGGGAAGCGGAACTCTTCTTACGCTGAGTGGTGCGTCGAGTGCGACCACGATCGCAGATAGCCTGGGGAACTACAGCTTTGCAGGGCTGGCCAATGGGAGTTACACGGTAACGCCCAGCAAGACGGGGTACACGTTCACTCCTCCATCGCAAACGGTGTCGGTGAACGGCGCTAACATTATCAGTCTAAACTTTGCTGCGCAGGCAGCAACGACGAATACGCTTGTGATGGATGCGAAGGTTTCTGCAGACTCGAAGACAGCGAGCACCTCCATTGCGACATCTGCCTTCTCTACAACATCCGGCAATGAACTGCTCCTGGCGTTTATCAGCACAGACTACATCTCCGGCAGCAATACCACAGTGACAAAAGTGACTGGCGGCGGACTGACGTGGGCCCTGGTTGTCAGGACCAACGCACAGAGCGGTACAGCGGAGATCTGGCGCGCCTTTTCGCCAACTGTTCTAACAAATGTAACCGTAA
This genomic interval from Acidisarcina sp. contains the following:
- a CDS encoding N,N-dimethylformamidase beta subunit family domain-containing protein, giving the protein MAAWKSNASLADGKKNAFGITASRASAKAGKGVVGWLTLLLFLIGAAHIAKAQTFGCSPAMANDIVCENSKPGNPPSNWAISGAGDSTIQGFATDMSVAQGSTVFFKINTTAAAYKIDIYRLGYYAGNGARKIASISPSVPLPQSQPPCRSDANTNLYDCGTWAVSASWQVPANATSGIYFALLTRTDTGGVNQVFFIVRNDLSHSDMLFQTNDETWQAYNAYGGHSLYGGADTWDLTNRAYKVSYNRPFITRGFSSEASTFVFGAEYPMIRWLEANGYDVTYFTGMDAARNGSLILNHKIYLDSGHDEYWSGPQRANVEAARNAGVNLAFFSGNEIFWKTRWENSIDGTSTAYRTLTCYKETLANAVLDPADPPTWTGTWRDPRFSPPADGGRPENALSGTIFAVNGPGTDNPGNLSILVPAADGKMRFWRNTSIASLSSGQTATLPQGSLGYEWDEDLDNGTRPAGLFDLSTATYSMTTDLLLDYGGTYGAGSATHHMTLYRAPSGALVFGAGTVDWAWGLDANHDNPFFSPNTAADPRMQQATLNLFADMGVQPATLQAGLALATKSTDTVAPTSTITSPLSGATEKLGVQVTITGTATDTGGGVVGGVEISTDGGQSWHPTIGRGSWSYNWTPLVSGSINLLSRAVDDSGNLETPSAGVTVTVPKTPVATDVQISGDTSSPSSTVSTPIFSTSASNELLLAFVATDYLSGANTTVTSVTGGGLTWVLVVRTNAQLGSSEIWRAFAPSPVSNMSVTANLSQSVIASLSVMSFTGVNTSGTNGSGAIGAVKSASASSGAPTATLVTTQANSVVVGVGNDYDNAIARTPGSGQTVFHQYLTPTGDTYWMQRLNLAVPLSGTSATINDTAPTGDRYNLSICEVLASTTQTLSISGTISPASSGSGTQMFLGGSGTAVVTADGSGNYTFANLTGGTYTVTPVKTGYTFTPASLSISLAGSNVTGANFTATASPTYSVSGNISPSAAGSGASVSLVVNGEGGSNQTVIADSSGNFTFTGVLNGSYTITPVKTGYAFSPVNQTISVAGANVSGVSFTGSAIATYTISGAISTSTAGSGTTLTLAPTGSTGSSQTTIADSTGSYSFAGVVNGTYSITPSKTGFTFSPASQSITVNGANISGINFAAQAIVTSNIRFIQKNVNGNEATAASISTTFPANNTAGDFLIVSGDVARPAGPVSISDTLGNTYIPAMSPVSDPNQNVTTYLWYVPSCKGGANTVTLIPSTAAALEIHVSEWSGVSATNPVDKSASATGNSASVSSGAATTTANGELIYGYTFLLNTASAGTGFTSISLVNGDMSEYELQPAAGSIAATFTQTSGYWLALMATFRPSNATQGGISGTISPVSGGSGATVTLSGPVTATATSDSSGNYSFVGLPDGTYTVTPTKSGVSFTPATQSVTVAGTTVTGVNFTANLPVLSVSPTGLFFAAVQGGGNPPTSTVNITNTGGGSFTYTASSDSAWLNATPAIGSAPQQLQVSATINGLAIGSYTGHITITSAGVQGSPAVLTVTLDIGVATDWLTVDHDASRSGNAVDETTINASNVGSLQMAWSTAVDASVTAQPLYVHGISIAGQTRDILIVGTGGNSLYALDALNGAVLWKRNFGAPTPNTWGLPDGFGIEAPPFIDRVAGRIYTVSTDGYFRVISLFDGTDVYPALALIVNPDTNKVWGGLNRVGNSIYIASGSNGGDVAPWRGQVYKVDISSTPTVTGDFVVVPSIPPPNGGGGIWGYGGVSADLATGNIYAASANDSVITSSGTEGYTPYSDSMIALDSSLNLLGTYQPVQPSTYACSGAPCDLDFASTPTFFQPPGCPTMVTAGNKDGRLFLFRTADLMVSGQPLQTLTLNTANDSLGSGGVGGVPAYSPTSNMIFVTTAGSGVIGVAAGVVALQVTSSCTLQVAWSKALGGSGAPNSTPTLANGLVFAGEGNTGIIHAYSQLTGNEVWHNGTQYGASNTFAAPIVAGGKVYAGSWSSPSGGGIVGAFALNTPVLAVTPTSLSFSGVAGGSNPAAAALNVTNGGGGTLTFTAASDSGWLTVSPVSGTAPQTLQVTASLAGLAAGTYTGHITVTATGAQGSPAVIAVTLTVAATSTWSISGSVTPSTSGSGTLLTLSGASSATTIADSLGNYSFAGLANGSYTVTPSKTGYTFTPPSQTVSVNGANIISLNFAAQAATTNTLVMDAKVSADSKTASTSIATSAFSTTSGNELLLAFISTDYISGSNTTVTKVTGGGLTWALVVRTNAQSGTAEIWRAFSPTVLTNVTVTATVSQSVLSSITVMSFSGVDTSGTYGSGAIGATASKSASSGAPTASVVTTRNGSWVFGVGNDYDNAIARTVGSGQTLVHQDLTTTGDTYWVQMENAPTPLSGTTVTINDTAPTTDQYNLSVVEVLP